A region from the Melioribacter roseus P3M-2 genome encodes:
- a CDS encoding chondroitinase-B domain-containing protein has product MNKSYKILITIIVAVHFFLNNIFATTYEAKNASEIANFTKIAAPGDTIIMKNGIWTNQTIVFTGNGTEEANIVLKAETPGGVILNGNSTLRIAGKYLTVDGLWFYKGYSSSGAVVEFRNGSVNAYHCRLTNTAIEDYNPANKNTDYKWVSIYGQNNRVDHCYFKGKEHSGTTLVVWVSKNTSPNYHLIDHNYFGYRPELGYNGGETIRVGDSENSIYNSSTTVEYNYFERCNGETEIISNKSDYNIYRYNTFYECDGQLTLRHGDNCEVYGNYFFGNNKPGTGGVRIIGAGHKVYNNYFQDLAGEVSDWHGAIVMMNGIENSPLNGYFQVDSATVAFNTIVNCKNGFVIGLKKSSDPDQILPPKNSVFANNVIYNTTNLLTYVTEPINFIYQNNYVWGGNYTTVAEGFVEADPLMVMGADNLWRPQFNSPLINSAEGDYYFVIDDIDGQVRDSLKDVGADEYSVAEIIRTPVTPESSGPTWLSNNNDVVVLTVTQTGTGEVILEPAGGVYKKGTNVTLTAIPATNSSFINWTGDTVTTENPITILMNSDKNITANFKDPKVYKLAIWKNGEGDVILSPEGGSYIEGTKVIITAVPAEGWAFESWSNALTGNSNPDTVLMDADKLVIANFNKLTDVYEKAVPTEYNLQQNYPNPFNPSTVIEYSIPEPTFVKILVYNELGQLIDVLVNEYKRAGKYQLKYNLEGKNFSSGRLFYRIETDKYSETKCMLIIK; this is encoded by the coding sequence ATGAATAAATCTTACAAAATATTAATAACTATCATTGTTGCAGTGCATTTTTTCCTTAATAATATATTTGCCACTACATACGAAGCGAAGAATGCTTCCGAGATTGCAAACTTCACTAAAATTGCAGCTCCTGGCGACACTATTATTATGAAAAATGGAATCTGGACTAACCAAACGATAGTGTTTACAGGGAACGGTACAGAGGAAGCCAATATTGTGTTAAAAGCCGAGACGCCAGGCGGAGTTATTCTTAACGGTAATTCTACCTTGAGAATTGCAGGGAAATATTTGACTGTAGACGGCTTGTGGTTTTATAAAGGTTATAGTTCAAGCGGAGCGGTTGTTGAGTTTCGTAATGGCAGCGTTAATGCATATCATTGCAGATTAACGAATACTGCAATTGAAGATTATAATCCGGCTAATAAAAATACCGATTATAAATGGGTCTCCATTTACGGTCAAAATAACAGAGTAGACCACTGTTATTTTAAGGGGAAAGAGCACTCAGGTACAACTTTGGTGGTTTGGGTTAGTAAAAATACGTCTCCTAATTACCATCTTATAGATCACAATTATTTTGGTTACAGGCCTGAACTTGGCTATAACGGAGGCGAAACAATACGTGTGGGCGATAGCGAAAATTCGATTTATAATTCTTCCACAACCGTTGAGTATAATTATTTTGAAAGATGTAATGGTGAAACCGAGATTATATCGAACAAAAGTGATTACAATATCTACAGATATAACACTTTTTACGAATGCGACGGACAGCTTACTCTTAGACACGGCGACAATTGCGAGGTGTACGGAAATTATTTTTTCGGCAATAATAAACCAGGAACCGGAGGGGTAAGAATTATTGGAGCAGGGCACAAAGTTTATAATAATTATTTCCAGGATTTGGCAGGCGAAGTAAGCGATTGGCACGGCGCGATTGTAATGATGAATGGCATTGAAAATTCACCTTTGAACGGATACTTCCAGGTAGACAGCGCTACGGTAGCGTTTAATACTATTGTTAATTGCAAAAATGGATTCGTAATCGGACTCAAAAAGTCTAGTGATCCCGATCAGATATTGCCGCCTAAAAATTCTGTCTTTGCAAATAATGTAATTTATAATACTACGAATTTACTTACTTATGTAACTGAGCCTATTAATTTTATATATCAAAACAACTACGTGTGGGGCGGCAATTATACGACTGTTGCCGAAGGTTTTGTTGAGGCCGATCCGTTAATGGTCATGGGAGCGGATAATCTTTGGCGTCCTCAATTTAACAGTCCATTGATTAATTCTGCTGAAGGCGATTACTATTTTGTAATAGACGATATAGATGGACAAGTTAGAGATTCTTTGAAAGATGTCGGCGCCGACGAATATTCAGTTGCAGAAATTATACGGACTCCCGTTACTCCCGAATCGTCAGGGCCTACTTGGCTATCGAATAACAACGATGTAGTAGTCTTAACGGTAACTCAAACCGGGACAGGCGAAGTAATATTAGAACCCGCAGGCGGAGTTTATAAAAAAGGAACAAACGTTACTTTAACCGCAATTCCGGCAACTAATTCTTCTTTTATTAATTGGACGGGGGACACCGTAACCACCGAAAATCCGATCACAATACTGATGAATTCCGATAAGAATATTACGGCAAATTTTAAAGACCCGAAAGTATATAAACTAGCGATATGGAAAAACGGCGAAGGCGATGTAATCCTGTCACCGGAGGGCGGAAGTTACATTGAAGGCACTAAAGTAATTATTACGGCTGTTCCGGCTGAAGGATGGGCGTTCGAATCCTGGAGTAACGCCTTAACTGGCAACTCCAATCCGGACACGGTACTTATGGATGCAGACAAGCTTGTTATAGCAAATTTCAACAAATTAACAGATGTTTATGAAAAGGCGGTTCCGACAGAATACAATCTTCAACAAAATTACCCGAATCCATTTAATCCTTCCACGGTTATTGAATACTCTATACCGGAACCAACTTTTGTCAAAATTTTAGTTTACAATGAGTTGGGACAACTAATAGACGTGCTGGTTAATGAATATAAAAGAGCGGGTAAATATCAGTTAAAGTACAATCTTGAAGGGAAAAATTTCAGTTCGGGAAGATTATTCTATCGCATCGAAACAGATAAGTACTCAGAAACAAAATGTATGTTAATAATAAAATAA
- a CDS encoding T9SS type A sorting domain-containing protein — translation MDRIFIGFKLLLSLSILFFITNIFYAQEWQSSIVYYNGDKLVYISDSAGNRIPDFSYAGYKNGEEELPYVETVKIIEPLEGDNTEHIQNAINELARLPLNASGFRGALLLRAGVYRISGTIYLNESGIVLRGEGDGEDTTSNTIIYAVGNNPHQRSVIIAGGGNNTRWADRVENSTTKIIDDYVFVGAFKFRVENPSLFKQGDNIIIYHPATDAWLDAVDRGGTASDPGWTIYDGIDIVYNRYIEKINGDTIFIDAPVFYTLNKNLSESYVYKYSREGIKTNIGIENLRVDIEANDLPTNSNGNENHAWQAIELMQIEDAWVIKCTAIHFGQSGFRTSTASRITIDSCKAIDPISRITGERRYNFNLYHASQLILVKNCYARYGRHDFVSNGTSTVSGCVFYNNVSEYTYSSSEGHRWWSQGLLYDNILFKSPNYSYVLALYNRGDKGTGHGWGAVNSVAWNCKVENSKNIIIQKPPTAQNYAIGCFAGKVSGLKVHGALFVHPEGYIEGTNREGLNPSSLYIAQLNERRNYTSVQSEKKTLPSEFKLNYNYPNPFNPSTIISYNLSEDNYVNVAVYNMLGEKICSLVDQFQKAGYYKIKFDASSFNLCSGVYLCRIIAGNNSKTIPMLLSK, via the coding sequence ATGGATAGAATATTTATCGGTTTTAAATTGCTCTTGAGTCTGTCAATCCTTTTTTTCATCACAAATATTTTTTATGCTCAGGAATGGCAATCTTCGATAGTTTACTATAACGGCGATAAACTTGTTTACATAAGCGATAGCGCTGGAAACAGAATACCCGATTTTAGTTATGCTGGATATAAAAACGGCGAAGAAGAGCTCCCTTATGTAGAAACTGTTAAAATTATCGAACCTTTGGAGGGAGACAATACTGAGCATATACAGAATGCTATTAATGAATTAGCCCGGCTGCCATTGAATGCTAGCGGATTCAGAGGAGCTCTATTATTAAGAGCCGGCGTGTATAGAATAAGCGGAACTATTTATCTAAACGAAAGCGGTATAGTGCTTAGGGGAGAAGGAGACGGCGAGGATACAACATCTAATACAATTATATACGCAGTCGGAAATAACCCGCATCAAAGAAGCGTTATTATTGCTGGCGGTGGAAATAATACAAGGTGGGCGGATAGAGTAGAAAATTCAACCACAAAAATTATTGATGATTATGTCTTCGTCGGGGCATTTAAGTTTAGGGTGGAAAATCCATCTTTATTCAAACAGGGCGATAATATTATAATATATCATCCTGCTACAGACGCTTGGCTAGATGCTGTCGACAGGGGAGGAACGGCATCGGACCCGGGCTGGACAATATATGATGGAATTGATATAGTTTATAATCGTTACATTGAAAAAATAAACGGTGATACAATCTTTATTGACGCTCCGGTTTTTTATACTCTTAATAAGAATTTATCGGAATCCTATGTTTACAAGTATAGCCGGGAAGGCATTAAGACTAATATTGGTATTGAAAATTTAAGAGTCGACATTGAAGCAAATGATCTGCCTACGAACTCCAACGGAAACGAAAATCATGCATGGCAAGCAATTGAATTGATGCAGATTGAGGATGCCTGGGTGATAAAATGTACGGCTATTCATTTCGGGCAGTCCGGCTTTCGAACCAGCACTGCATCCCGCATAACGATAGATAGCTGCAAAGCAATCGATCCGATAAGCAGAATTACCGGCGAAAGAAGATATAATTTCAACTTATACCATGCGTCGCAGTTAATTCTTGTTAAGAATTGCTATGCCAGATATGGTAGACACGATTTTGTATCTAATGGCACCAGTACTGTTTCGGGATGCGTCTTTTATAACAATGTAAGTGAATATACTTATTCGTCGAGTGAAGGACATAGATGGTGGAGTCAGGGACTTTTATACGATAATATATTGTTCAAATCCCCAAACTACAGCTATGTTTTGGCGCTCTATAATAGAGGCGACAAAGGCACCGGTCACGGATGGGGCGCGGTGAATTCGGTAGCTTGGAATTGCAAAGTAGAAAATTCAAAAAATATAATAATACAAAAACCTCCCACAGCGCAAAATTATGCAATCGGATGCTTTGCCGGAAAGGTAAGCGGCTTAAAAGTGCACGGCGCTTTATTCGTCCACCCTGAAGGATACATAGAAGGCACTAATAGAGAAGGGTTAAATCCATCCTCGCTATACATAGCGCAACTTAACGAAAGAAGAAATTATACATCGGTTCAATCTGAAAAGAAAACGCTTCCGTCCGAATTTAAGCTGAATTATAATTACCCGAATCCTTTCAATCCTTCAACAATTATAAGTTACAATCTATCCGAAGATAATTATGTTAATGTCGCTGTTTATAATATGCTCGGAGAAAAAATTTGCTCTCTTGTCGACCAATTTCAAAAAGCAGGTTATTATAAAATAAAATTCGACGCCAGTTCATTTAATCTCTGTTCGGGCGTTTATTTATGTAGGATTATAGCCGGCAACAATTCAAAAACCATTCCAATGTTATTATCAAAATAG
- a CDS encoding heparinase II/III family protein, whose amino-acid sequence MRKNILLFLLLSFTLYYGQNSVQDNVPRNRLLSDDELMNLLDLTVPQLKSIYDYYKRDKEKGLIQLAEYFRKRNNVNYFFNNVSLKERLASFGNEYPDAVVMYIEDSKKFLRTFGTDIDWKLPSVDKHGRKLNPNALRYVSRFERASEMALASYYAKDDRYVKSLLLLVKDFIRDYENKETEIGGNDLFERFYAGHRLRNLLQAYHFMLGADYLDWKDQIFLIKLFLLHGARIVDVSKVYNYGNHQTHGLEALYETTLMFPEFTIAKLWNKIALNTLMEHIKTEVMEDGFQFERASHYFKLELINYFRVSQLSRRNNVELPELFRRRFHRMFDAIVKLALPSGELPVLQDAQATYGAENDSLENLEAAELPDIKTSIIMTIGAAFFLDKNYKSYSCYKFPSELYWFFSAKEIEDYHKLIPERQNISSAFLEQTKYFVMRSGSDSSSLYLLVDAGLAKLKPDHTHGGVLGIVAHGYGEELLPSYRVRYSDVSIQYMKNSLTKNVALADRYLQGRDWIDNHARTGFGKWNILPEPLIHDLYIGSNFDYIMAEHNGFDTLGVNYNREILFVKPYFWLLTDNFTSKEIHNYQQIFQGEYERESMNNGVVKHKGNVRFYILQADQTDMDINKISKYGIDAVLFEKHSVNDYSFNTLLFPTLNDKVTPSIRKYNNPNYVLLTVTSGGLKADVYIKKGDELKLPEIKTDAQFVCILSRDEEPSALLLYKGSYVRYDGLDTKQSNKSVYEYQKSADGWKLVNKSYDK is encoded by the coding sequence ATGAGGAAAAACATTCTATTGTTCTTATTGTTAAGCTTTACGCTATACTACGGCCAGAATAGCGTTCAGGATAATGTGCCTCGCAATCGTCTTCTCTCGGATGATGAATTAATGAATCTTCTGGATTTAACGGTTCCTCAACTCAAATCAATATATGATTATTATAAGAGAGATAAAGAAAAAGGATTAATTCAACTTGCCGAATATTTCAGAAAAAGAAACAACGTCAATTATTTTTTTAATAATGTTTCTTTAAAAGAAAGATTAGCCTCTTTTGGCAATGAATATCCCGACGCAGTGGTAATGTACATTGAAGATTCGAAGAAATTTTTAAGAACGTTCGGGACAGATATCGATTGGAAATTACCTTCGGTAGACAAGCATGGAAGAAAACTTAATCCGAATGCGCTGCGCTATGTTTCGCGTTTCGAACGAGCAAGCGAAATGGCGCTCGCTTCGTACTACGCCAAGGATGATCGGTATGTGAAAAGTTTATTGTTGTTGGTTAAAGATTTTATAAGAGATTATGAAAACAAAGAGACTGAAATTGGAGGCAATGATTTGTTCGAGAGGTTTTATGCGGGACACCGATTAAGGAATTTGTTGCAGGCATATCATTTTATGCTAGGAGCGGATTATTTAGACTGGAAGGATCAAATATTTTTAATAAAACTGTTTTTGCTTCACGGCGCGCGTATTGTCGATGTAAGTAAAGTCTATAATTATGGCAATCATCAAACCCATGGTTTGGAAGCTTTATATGAAACGACGTTAATGTTTCCCGAGTTTACTATTGCAAAGTTGTGGAACAAGATAGCTCTTAATACCCTGATGGAGCATATTAAAACCGAGGTAATGGAAGACGGTTTTCAATTCGAAAGAGCTTCCCACTATTTTAAACTGGAACTGATCAATTATTTCAGAGTATCTCAGCTATCTCGCAGAAATAATGTTGAGCTTCCCGAGCTGTTTCGCAGAAGATTTCACAGAATGTTCGATGCAATTGTCAAATTAGCATTGCCTTCTGGAGAATTACCCGTATTGCAAGACGCTCAGGCTACTTATGGCGCCGAGAATGATTCTCTCGAGAATTTAGAAGCTGCAGAGTTGCCGGATATTAAAACTTCCATTATCATGACTATCGGAGCGGCGTTTTTCCTGGATAAGAACTATAAAAGTTATAGCTGCTATAAATTCCCTTCGGAGTTGTACTGGTTCTTTTCCGCTAAAGAAATAGAGGACTACCATAAATTGATTCCTGAAAGACAAAATATTAGTTCGGCTTTCTTAGAACAAACCAAATATTTTGTAATGCGTAGCGGATCAGACAGTAGCTCCTTGTATTTATTAGTAGACGCCGGATTGGCGAAGTTAAAGCCCGATCACACGCACGGAGGCGTTTTGGGTATAGTAGCTCACGGTTACGGCGAAGAATTATTGCCTTCTTACAGAGTTAGATACAGCGACGTATCGATTCAGTATATGAAAAATTCTTTAACAAAGAATGTAGCGCTGGCTGATCGCTATTTACAGGGCAGAGATTGGATTGATAATCATGCAAGAACGGGTTTTGGTAAATGGAATATTCTACCGGAGCCACTAATACATGATTTGTATATCGGTAGTAATTTTGATTATATCATGGCTGAACACAATGGTTTTGACACACTCGGAGTTAATTATAACAGAGAAATATTGTTTGTCAAACCGTATTTCTGGTTGCTTACGGATAATTTTACATCAAAAGAGATACATAATTATCAACAAATATTTCAAGGAGAATATGAGCGGGAAAGCATGAATAACGGAGTCGTAAAACATAAGGGAAATGTCCGGTTTTATATTTTGCAGGCTGATCAAACAGATATGGATATTAATAAAATATCCAAGTATGGAATTGACGCTGTATTGTTTGAAAAACACTCGGTTAATGATTACTCGTTTAATACACTCCTGTTTCCTACGCTCAATGACAAAGTAACGCCGTCGATAAGAAAATACAACAATCCTAATTATGTGTTGCTTACTGTTACGTCCGGCGGACTAAAGGCTGATGTTTATATAAAAAAAGGCGACGAGCTAAAGCTGCCTGAAATAAAAACTGACGCGCAATTTGTATGCATATTGAGTAGGGACGAAGAACCAAGCGCATTATTGTTATATAAAGGCAGTTACGTTAGATACGACGGATTAGATACAAAGCAATCGAATAAATCTGTATATGAATATCAAAAATCGGCTGATGGCTGGAAGTTGGTAAACAAATCATACGATAAATAA
- a CDS encoding bifunctional 4-hydroxy-2-oxoglutarate aldolase/2-dehydro-3-deoxy-phosphogluconate aldolase has product MERQQIIRKILDHKIVAVIRMEDANKLLNVVDAIYKGGVDIIEITMTVPGAINLIEKTAEKFGDSVLIGVGSVLKKETAQDAINAGAKFVVSPIFKEEIIDLVHKNNLPAFPGCFTPTEIYKAYESGAEIIKVFPADILGMQFIKAVKAPIPEINLMPTGGVTLSNIKDWIQAGACAVGIGTALLDKTAIKENNYQLLTENAQKALENLKNIN; this is encoded by the coding sequence ATGGAGAGACAACAAATAATTCGGAAAATACTTGACCATAAAATAGTTGCAGTAATCAGGATGGAAGACGCGAATAAATTATTAAACGTAGTAGACGCAATTTATAAAGGCGGCGTAGACATAATCGAAATTACAATGACAGTGCCGGGAGCAATAAATTTAATAGAAAAAACGGCTGAGAAATTCGGAGATAGTGTTCTTATTGGCGTCGGCTCGGTATTGAAAAAAGAAACCGCTCAGGATGCTATAAATGCGGGAGCTAAATTTGTTGTAAGCCCTATATTCAAAGAGGAAATAATAGACTTGGTTCATAAAAATAATTTACCTGCATTCCCCGGTTGTTTTACTCCTACAGAGATTTATAAAGCTTATGAAAGCGGCGCAGAGATTATAAAAGTTTTTCCCGCCGATATTCTTGGAATGCAATTTATTAAAGCTGTAAAAGCTCCTATCCCAGAAATTAATTTAATGCCAACAGGAGGGGTTACACTGTCCAATATTAAGGACTGGATACAAGCTGGAGCTTGTGCGGTCGGAATAGGAACTGCCTTGTTGGATAAAACGGCAATAAAAGAAAATAATTATCAGTTATTAACTGAAAATGCCCAAAAAGCTTTAGAAAACCTAAAAAATATAAACTAA
- a CDS encoding SDR family NAD(P)-dependent oxidoreductase: protein MVNLEGKVAIVTGGARDIGRQVSIRLARQGASVCLNYFDNPEDADETLRLISEFGGKAIKVQGDMTKPEDINRLVETCVKEYGPQIDILVNVVGGLVGRKTINEMDEAFWDFVVTLNMKTVFMVTKAVVPYMKSGASIVNFASQAARDGGGPGAGAYAAAKGGVLTYTRSLAKEFGPKGIRVNAVSPGMISTTFHDKFTKPEVRQMVANNTPLRREGKAEEVADLVAYLASDSASFITGACVEINGGTYFV, encoded by the coding sequence ATGGTTAATCTAGAAGGTAAAGTAGCAATTGTAACCGGTGGCGCAAGAGATATTGGTCGACAAGTATCAATAAGACTTGCTCGGCAAGGCGCTTCGGTATGCCTGAATTATTTTGATAATCCCGAAGACGCCGACGAAACATTAAGATTAATTTCTGAATTTGGCGGCAAAGCTATAAAAGTACAGGGAGACATGACTAAACCAGAAGATATCAATCGTCTTGTAGAAACCTGCGTTAAAGAGTACGGACCTCAAATAGATATATTGGTAAATGTCGTAGGAGGTTTGGTAGGAAGGAAAACAATCAACGAAATGGATGAAGCTTTTTGGGATTTCGTGGTTACGTTAAATATGAAAACAGTCTTTATGGTAACTAAAGCCGTTGTGCCTTATATGAAAAGCGGCGCATCGATTGTTAATTTTGCTTCTCAGGCGGCAAGAGACGGCGGAGGTCCCGGAGCTGGCGCATACGCTGCTGCTAAAGGAGGAGTACTAACTTATACCAGGAGCCTTGCCAAAGAATTCGGCCCTAAAGGAATTAGAGTTAACGCCGTTTCCCCTGGTATGATAAGTACAACCTTCCATGATAAATTTACAAAACCGGAAGTAAGACAAATGGTTGCCAATAACACACCGTTAAGAAGAGAAGGGAAAGCCGAAGAAGTGGCGGACTTGGTTGCTTATCTTGCATCCGACTCTGCTTCTTTTATAACAGGCGCCTGCGTTGAAATTAACGGCGGTACTTATTTTGTATAA
- a CDS encoding alginate lyase family protein — MKFNTLVLSVLMFFTYINSDAQNMHPNLLLTKKTVEIIRQEKDKYPLFHNTYQKIKNYIDSVIAEPMDVPVPKDAGGGYTHEKHKQNYNEMYYAGILYQITQDEKYAVFIRDMLNKYAELYPKIGQHPQSKIETPGRLFWQTLNENVWLVHTIQAYDCIYDWLSPQDREKYENNIFNPMCEYFMEHEEEFNRIHNHGTWMVTAVGMTGLVTQNDKYVQYSLYGTHLDGKGGFIKQLDLLFSPDGYYTEGPYYARYALWPFFIYAEALENNKPELKIYQYRDSILKKTLNALLQQTNTNGAFFPINDALKEKTWQSEELVIASNLIYYRYDKDDNLLSLVNEHGRVILSYAGLVVAKAIAKRESLPEFKWKSIKFSDGADGKQGGLAILRWGNNKEELSTLVFKYASHGLSHGHYDRLHFLYYDKGSEIIQDYGAARFLNIDQKFGGRYLPENKSYAMQTIAHNTIVADEKSHFDGKRSRAEKFHPEEYLFDISDANFQYVSAKEKNAYKGIELHRTLALVKSHQHDYPIIVDVFRVNSDTEHQYDLPYYFMGHIIDINFDYEAYDNQRVPLGKSNGYEHLWVTAKGKGNGVSSLTFLSDNNRFYTLLTTCDNSTDIYLTQIGANDKNYNLRNEQGIMFRKKAKNHLIVSVIEPHGEFNPTLEYTKNSYATISDIKVLYNDGNYTVIEIINEDKSGINLFIANNDPSKNKVHNINTGNAQYSWKGPIHLKYIN; from the coding sequence ATGAAGTTTAATACGTTAGTCTTAAGTGTATTGATGTTCTTTACATATATAAATTCGGATGCGCAAAATATGCATCCGAATTTATTATTAACTAAAAAAACTGTTGAAATTATTAGGCAGGAAAAAGATAAATATCCGCTCTTCCATAATACCTATCAAAAGATTAAAAACTATATCGATTCGGTAATTGCCGAGCCGATGGACGTACCGGTTCCCAAAGACGCCGGCGGAGGGTACACTCACGAGAAACACAAACAAAATTACAATGAGATGTACTATGCCGGGATATTGTATCAGATTACGCAAGATGAAAAATATGCCGTTTTTATCCGTGATATGTTAAATAAATATGCAGAACTGTATCCTAAGATAGGACAGCATCCGCAAAGCAAAATAGAAACCCCCGGGCGTCTCTTCTGGCAAACCTTGAATGAAAATGTATGGCTTGTACATACAATCCAGGCATACGATTGCATATATGATTGGTTGTCCCCGCAAGATAGAGAAAAATATGAGAATAATATTTTTAATCCAATGTGTGAATATTTCATGGAACACGAAGAGGAATTTAATAGGATACACAATCATGGAACTTGGATGGTAACAGCCGTTGGTATGACTGGACTGGTTACACAAAATGATAAGTATGTGCAGTATTCGCTTTACGGAACACACTTAGACGGAAAAGGGGGGTTTATAAAACAATTGGATTTATTGTTCTCTCCAGACGGTTATTATACGGAAGGGCCATATTATGCGCGTTATGCTTTGTGGCCGTTTTTTATTTACGCGGAAGCTCTGGAAAATAATAAACCTGAATTGAAAATTTATCAATACAGGGACTCTATACTAAAAAAGACTTTGAACGCTCTGTTGCAACAGACGAATACAAACGGAGCTTTTTTCCCCATTAACGATGCTCTCAAAGAAAAAACATGGCAGTCCGAAGAACTGGTTATAGCTTCTAATTTAATTTACTACAGGTATGATAAGGACGACAATTTGCTGAGCCTTGTCAATGAGCATGGTCGGGTAATTCTGAGTTACGCCGGATTGGTTGTAGCAAAAGCTATAGCGAAACGAGAGAGTCTGCCTGAATTTAAATGGAAAAGTATAAAGTTTAGCGACGGAGCCGATGGTAAACAAGGTGGTCTTGCAATTCTACGTTGGGGGAATAATAAAGAAGAACTTTCAACATTAGTATTTAAATATGCATCGCATGGCCTTTCGCACGGTCATTATGACAGACTACACTTTTTATATTACGACAAAGGAAGTGAAATTATACAGGATTACGGCGCAGCTAGATTCTTAAACATCGATCAGAAATTCGGCGGCAGATATTTGCCTGAAAATAAATCATACGCTATGCAAACAATTGCTCATAATACAATTGTAGCGGATGAGAAATCCCATTTTGACGGTAAACGAAGCAGGGCCGAAAAATTCCACCCCGAAGAGTACCTGTTTGATATTTCGGATGCTAATTTCCAATACGTAAGCGCAAAAGAAAAAAATGCTTACAAAGGGATTGAATTACATCGAACATTGGCGCTTGTAAAATCACACCAACACGATTATCCGATCATTGTTGATGTATTTAGAGTCAACTCCGATACGGAACATCAGTACGATTTGCCATATTATTTTATGGGGCATATTATAGATATAAATTTCGATTATGAAGCGTACGATAATCAAAGAGTTCCTCTGGGAAAGTCTAACGGATATGAACATCTGTGGGTTACAGCCAAAGGAAAAGGAAACGGCGTCTCTTCGCTAACTTTCCTGAGTGACAATAATAGATTTTATACTCTGTTAACAACTTGCGATAATTCAACGGATATATATTTAACTCAGATAGGAGCTAACGATAAAAATTATAATCTTCGAAATGAACAAGGTATAATGTTTAGAAAAAAGGCAAAAAATCACCTTATTGTTTCAGTAATTGAACCGCATGGCGAGTTCAATCCGACTCTGGAATATACAAAGAATTCATACGCTACTATTAGCGATATTAAAGTGCTTTATAATGACGGTAATTATACCGTAATCGAAATCATTAACGAAGATAAATCCGGGATTAACTTATTTATTGCAAATAATGATCCTTCCAAAAATAAAGTGCATAATATTAATACGGGAAATGCCCAATATTCTTGGAAAGGACCAATTCATCTGAAATACATTAATTAA
- a CDS encoding cupin domain-containing protein, with the protein MKNKSENFIKANFLEWENVAPGVERKILGYDDKIMMVKVRFKKDSVGEPHKHFHSQTTYVVSGKFQVEIDGIKQILSSGDGFYVPPNALHGAICLEDGMLIDVFSPVREDFLKKG; encoded by the coding sequence ATGAAAAATAAAAGCGAAAATTTTATTAAAGCTAATTTCTTAGAATGGGAAAATGTTGCCCCGGGCGTAGAAAGAAAAATTCTAGGATACGACGATAAAATAATGATGGTTAAAGTTCGTTTTAAAAAAGATTCTGTCGGCGAGCCGCATAAACATTTTCACAGTCAAACGACTTACGTTGTGTCCGGAAAATTCCAGGTAGAGATAGACGGGATTAAACAAATATTAAGTAGCGGGGACGGATTTTATGTCCCACCCAATGCATTGCACGGCGCCATATGTCTGGAGGACGGTATGCTTATAGATGTGTTCAGTCCGGTACGTGAGGATTTTCTCAAAAAAGGTTAA